In Kitasatospora viridis, a single window of DNA contains:
- a CDS encoding Pycsar system effector family protein — MSTDPAIPAAPVISPALDPREVAERLLATVREDIGRADTKAAVLLSTALALPALLLDHHTDGWPAAPATVLLSVGGALWAAGAWALVRAVLPRTGTLRPAPARPAGGPPGPVPPTAATYFGDLLGTRDPRVLTALVVEAARDPLAWLLVQAVDVSAILAAKYRLIRRSVALLAPGALLTVAGLLLGR, encoded by the coding sequence ATGAGCACCGACCCCGCCATCCCGGCCGCTCCCGTCATCAGCCCGGCCCTGGACCCCCGGGAGGTGGCCGAGCGCCTGCTGGCCACCGTGCGCGAGGACATCGGGCGCGCCGACACCAAGGCCGCCGTGCTGCTCTCCACCGCCCTGGCCCTGCCCGCACTGCTGCTGGACCACCACACGGACGGCTGGCCCGCCGCGCCCGCCACCGTCCTGCTCTCGGTCGGCGGCGCGCTCTGGGCGGCCGGCGCCTGGGCGCTGGTCCGCGCGGTGCTGCCGCGCACCGGCACGCTGCGCCCCGCGCCCGCCCGGCCCGCCGGCGGCCCGCCCGGTCCCGTACCGCCCACCGCCGCCACCTACTTCGGCGACCTGCTCGGCACCCGCGACCCACGGGTCCTCACCGCCCTGGTGGTCGAGGCGGCCCGCGACCCGCTGGCCTGGCTACTGGTGCAGGCAGTGGACGTCAGCGCCATCCTCGCCGCCAAGTACCGCCTGATCCGCCGGTCGGTCGCCCTGCTGGCCCCCGGCGCCCTGCTCACCGTGGCCGGCCTGCTGCTCGGCAGGTAG
- a CDS encoding Fur family transcriptional regulator codes for MSDLLERLRGRGWRLTSQRRVVAEVLDGDHVHLTADEVHARAAQRLPEISRATVYNTLGELVSLGEVIEVSTDGRARRYDPNAHQPHQHLVCSECGTIRDVHPAGDPMAQLPAAERFGFSVASVEVTYRGLCPDCRA; via the coding sequence ATGAGCGACCTGCTGGAGCGACTGCGAGGGCGCGGCTGGCGACTGACCTCCCAGCGCCGTGTCGTTGCGGAGGTCCTCGACGGCGACCACGTGCACCTCACCGCCGACGAGGTGCACGCCCGCGCCGCGCAGCGGCTGCCCGAGATCTCCCGGGCGACGGTGTACAACACGCTGGGCGAGCTGGTCTCGCTCGGCGAGGTCATAGAGGTGTCCACGGACGGCCGGGCGCGCCGGTACGACCCCAACGCGCACCAGCCGCACCAGCACCTGGTCTGCTCCGAGTGCGGCACGATCCGCGACGTCCACCCGGCCGGCGACCCGATGGCGCAGCTGCCGGCCGCGGAACGGTTCGGCTTCTCGGTGGCCTCGGTCGAGGTCACCTACCGCGGGCTCTGCCCGGACTGCCGCGCCTGA
- the katG gene encoding catalase/peroxidase HPI, giving the protein MSENLEAAEGRCPVVHGRAPHPTQSGANSQWWPNRLNLKILAKNPAVANPLGGDFDYRAAFNSLDLPAVKRDIAEVLTTSQDWWPADFGHYGPLIIRMAWHSAGTYRISDGRGGAGAGQQRFAPLNSWPDNANLDKARRLLWPVKKKYGQNLSWADLLILAGNVALESMGFETFGFAGGRPDVWEAEEDVYWGPEQTWLGDERYTGDRELENPLGAVQMGLIYVNPEGPNGNPDPLAAARDIRETFRRMAMNDEETVALIAGGHTFGKTHGAGPADKVGADPEAAPLEEQGLGWKSSYGTGKGGDTITSGLEVTWTATPVAWDNSFFETLFGFEWELTKSPAGANQWKPKDNGGAGTVPDAHDPAKTHQPAMLTTDLSLRFDPAYEQISRRFLANPAEFADAFARAWYKLTHRDMGPIARYLGPEVPSEVLLWQDPIPAVTSPVVDAADVADLKARIAASGLTVAQLVSTAWASASSFRGSDKRGGANGARVRLQPQIGWEVNEPDQLASVLRTLEGVQQAFNSAQAGGKQVSLADLVVLAGGVGVEQAAKAAGFEVEVPFRGGRADATQEQTDVESFSALEPSADGFRNYQGKGNRLPAEYLLLDKANLLTLSAPELTVLVGGLRVLGANHGGSAHGVLTSTPGVLTNDFFVNLLDLATSWAPTSEDSTTFEGRDAAGAVKWTGTRADLVFGSNSELRALAEVYASDDAKEKFVTDFVAAWTKVMELDRFDLV; this is encoded by the coding sequence ATGTCTGAGAACCTTGAAGCAGCCGAGGGCCGCTGCCCGGTCGTGCACGGCCGAGCGCCGCACCCGACCCAGAGCGGCGCCAACAGCCAGTGGTGGCCGAACCGCCTGAACCTGAAGATCCTGGCCAAGAACCCGGCCGTGGCGAACCCGCTCGGTGGTGACTTCGACTACCGCGCGGCCTTCAACTCGCTGGACCTCCCCGCGGTGAAGCGGGACATCGCCGAGGTGCTCACCACCTCGCAGGACTGGTGGCCGGCCGACTTCGGCCACTACGGCCCGCTGATCATCCGGATGGCCTGGCACAGCGCCGGCACCTACCGGATCAGCGACGGCCGCGGCGGCGCCGGCGCCGGCCAGCAGCGCTTCGCGCCGCTGAACAGCTGGCCGGACAACGCCAACCTGGACAAGGCCCGCCGCCTGCTGTGGCCGGTCAAGAAGAAGTACGGCCAGAACCTCTCCTGGGCCGACCTGCTGATCCTGGCCGGCAACGTGGCCCTGGAGAGCATGGGCTTCGAGACCTTCGGCTTCGCCGGCGGCCGCCCCGACGTCTGGGAGGCCGAGGAGGACGTCTACTGGGGCCCGGAGCAGACCTGGCTCGGCGACGAGCGCTACACCGGCGACCGCGAGCTGGAGAACCCGCTCGGCGCCGTGCAGATGGGCCTGATCTACGTCAACCCGGAGGGCCCCAACGGCAACCCGGACCCGCTGGCGGCGGCCCGCGACATCCGCGAGACCTTCCGCCGGATGGCGATGAACGACGAGGAGACCGTCGCGCTGATCGCCGGCGGCCACACCTTCGGCAAGACCCACGGCGCCGGCCCGGCCGACAAGGTCGGTGCGGACCCCGAGGCCGCGCCGCTGGAGGAGCAGGGCCTGGGCTGGAAGAGCAGCTACGGCACCGGCAAGGGCGGCGACACGATCACCAGTGGCCTTGAGGTCACCTGGACCGCGACCCCGGTGGCCTGGGACAACAGCTTCTTCGAGACCCTGTTCGGCTTCGAGTGGGAGCTGACCAAGAGCCCCGCCGGCGCCAACCAGTGGAAGCCGAAGGACAACGGCGGCGCCGGCACCGTGCCGGACGCGCACGACCCGGCCAAGACCCACCAGCCGGCCATGCTCACCACCGACCTGTCGCTGCGCTTCGACCCGGCCTACGAGCAGATCTCCCGCCGGTTCCTGGCCAACCCGGCCGAGTTCGCCGACGCCTTCGCCCGCGCCTGGTACAAGCTCACCCACCGTGACATGGGCCCGATCGCCCGCTACCTCGGCCCCGAGGTCCCGAGCGAGGTGCTGCTCTGGCAGGACCCGATCCCGGCCGTCACCTCCCCGGTGGTCGACGCCGCCGACGTGGCCGACCTCAAGGCCCGGATCGCGGCCTCCGGCCTGACCGTCGCCCAGCTGGTCTCCACCGCCTGGGCCTCGGCCTCCTCCTTCCGCGGCAGCGACAAGCGCGGCGGCGCCAACGGCGCCCGGGTCCGCCTGCAGCCGCAGATCGGCTGGGAGGTCAACGAGCCCGACCAGCTCGCCTCGGTGCTGCGCACCCTGGAGGGCGTCCAGCAGGCGTTCAACTCCGCCCAGGCGGGCGGCAAGCAGGTCTCGCTGGCCGACCTGGTCGTGCTGGCCGGCGGCGTCGGCGTGGAGCAGGCCGCCAAGGCGGCCGGCTTCGAGGTCGAGGTGCCGTTCCGGGGCGGCCGCGCCGACGCCACCCAGGAGCAGACCGACGTCGAGTCGTTCTCCGCGCTGGAGCCGAGCGCGGACGGCTTCCGCAACTACCAGGGCAAGGGCAACCGCCTGCCGGCCGAGTACCTGCTGCTGGACAAGGCCAACCTGCTCACCCTGAGCGCCCCCGAGCTGACCGTGCTGGTCGGCGGCCTGCGGGTGCTGGGCGCCAACCACGGCGGCTCGGCGCACGGCGTGCTCACCTCGACCCCGGGCGTGCTGACGAACGACTTCTTCGTCAACCTGCTCGACCTGGCCACCAGCTGGGCGCCGACCTCGGAGGACTCCACCACCTTCGAGGGCCGCGACGCCGCCGGTGCGGTCAAGTGGACCGGCACCCGGGCCGACCTGGTGTTCGGCTCCAACTCGGAGCTGCGCGCGCTGGCCGAGGTCTACGCGAGCGACGACGCCAAGGAGAAGTTCGTCACGGACTTCGTCGCCGCCTGGACCAAGGTCATGGAGCTGGACCGGTTCGACCTGGTCTGA
- a CDS encoding ARPP-2 domain-containing protein produces MTKLELTGLTSGPAQVWGAVRLVPLLRAEPITDLRLHRRLFPGQELGVVELDARTAYFSYVPHGFVADWTGDGSPAAAYGTQVTPPGPDLPSPSALPLRMHRRLARREGPGRLRFLPQHLALEGYLALHFGGPVIAWAEWSQRAVRQGLSPRAEEAYLGHSVRGLADALRVFEIHPGQCGMLLYLADALAAAFVVPHPADYRALHTSLLHDLYGELVHHYATLMPAVTDFRPQLGGSGITGLAELRRAAEREAEHWRTAHDRLFAADLLETEYTARQVHRMGPFTLRRLLPSLVPKRENHLGETITHRDGRLAYLKTFRLSEKQVRRAHLLSRLAANDWHLGRTAEEFGSSEAAFGLRLESAGFGLLLRQDVLDHYRAVVRRGG; encoded by the coding sequence GTGACCAAGCTGGAGCTGACCGGGCTCACCTCCGGCCCCGCCCAGGTCTGGGGCGCGGTCCGGCTGGTGCCGCTGCTGCGCGCGGAGCCGATCACCGACCTGCGCCTGCACCGCCGGCTCTTCCCCGGCCAGGAGCTCGGGGTGGTCGAACTCGACGCGCGCACCGCGTACTTCTCCTACGTGCCGCACGGGTTCGTGGCGGACTGGACCGGCGACGGCAGCCCGGCCGCCGCCTACGGCACCCAGGTCACCCCGCCCGGCCCTGACCTGCCGTCACCCTCCGCGCTGCCGCTGCGGATGCACCGCCGGCTCGCCCGCCGCGAGGGCCCGGGCCGGCTGCGCTTCCTGCCCCAGCACCTGGCGCTGGAGGGCTACCTGGCGCTGCACTTCGGCGGGCCGGTGATCGCCTGGGCCGAGTGGTCCCAGCGGGCGGTCCGGCAGGGCCTGTCCCCGCGCGCCGAGGAGGCCTACCTGGGCCACTCGGTGCGCGGACTGGCCGACGCGCTGCGGGTGTTCGAGATCCACCCGGGCCAGTGCGGAATGCTGCTCTACCTGGCGGACGCGCTGGCGGCGGCCTTCGTGGTGCCGCACCCGGCCGACTACCGGGCCCTGCACACCAGCCTGTTGCACGACCTCTACGGCGAACTGGTCCACCACTACGCCACGCTGATGCCGGCCGTCACCGACTTCCGCCCCCAGCTGGGCGGTTCAGGCATCACGGGCTTGGCCGAGCTGCGCCGGGCCGCCGAGCGCGAGGCCGAGCACTGGCGCACCGCGCACGACCGGCTCTTCGCCGCCGACCTGCTGGAGACCGAGTACACCGCCCGGCAGGTCCACCGGATGGGCCCGTTCACGCTGCGCCGGCTGCTGCCCTCGCTGGTGCCCAAGCGGGAGAACCACCTCGGCGAGACCATCACCCACCGGGACGGCCGGCTGGCCTACCTGAAGACCTTCCGGCTCTCCGAGAAGCAGGTCCGCCGGGCCCACCTGCTCTCCCGGCTGGCCGCCAACGACTGGCACCTCGGCCGCACCGCCGAGGAGTTCGGCAGCTCCGAGGCCGCCTTCGGCCTGCGGCTGGAGTCGGCCGGCTTCGGCCTGCTGCTCCGCCAGGACGTGCTGGACCACTACCGGGCCGTGGTGCGTCGCGGCGGGTGA
- a CDS encoding FAD-dependent monooxygenase — protein sequence MGGSIAGCAGALAVTRAGAGEVVVFERAGERLADQGVGLAVHADRYAELAAAGYLDGAMPWVRLTRRPWVVRDGERRAGREIGELPFPFRSYSWGSLWRELRGRLPQSVDFRLGVGVTAVEPAADGARLRLSDGTEERFDLVIGADGYRSRVRAALDPTAVAEFGGFLAWRGTLPVAELPEPAGAFAETDATSVGFPGGHLIAYRIPGRDGTGTVVNWVFYSAPPAAAAQRFADPASTHPKAIPEDLVQHQRELVERHFPPFWQEVIGRTADAERLLQPMYDMSAPRFAGGRLALLGDAASIARPTTGSGAVKALQDAVALERALRAHQELPAALAAYSADRAPLGRATVQLGRSLGQAMVLGTPEWAGMDQAALDAWWREAEGGHGSAFGGHRLGRS from the coding sequence GTGGGCGGGAGCATCGCGGGCTGTGCGGGTGCGCTCGCGGTCACGCGGGCGGGGGCGGGCGAGGTGGTGGTCTTCGAGCGGGCCGGCGAGCGGCTGGCCGACCAGGGCGTGGGGCTGGCGGTGCACGCGGACCGGTACGCGGAGCTGGCCGCGGCCGGCTACCTGGACGGCGCGATGCCGTGGGTGCGGCTGACCCGGCGGCCGTGGGTGGTGCGGGACGGGGAGCGGCGGGCCGGGCGGGAGATCGGGGAGCTGCCGTTCCCGTTCCGCTCCTACAGCTGGGGTTCGCTCTGGCGGGAGCTGCGCGGGCGGCTCCCGCAGAGCGTGGACTTCCGGCTCGGCGTGGGCGTCACCGCCGTCGAGCCGGCGGCGGACGGGGCGCGGCTGCGGCTGTCGGACGGCACCGAGGAGCGGTTCGACCTGGTGATCGGCGCCGACGGCTACCGCTCGCGGGTGCGGGCGGCGCTGGACCCGACGGCCGTCGCCGAGTTCGGCGGCTTCCTGGCCTGGCGCGGGACGCTTCCGGTGGCGGAGCTGCCGGAGCCGGCCGGGGCCTTCGCCGAGACCGACGCCACCTCGGTCGGCTTCCCGGGCGGGCACCTGATCGCCTACCGGATCCCCGGGCGCGACGGCACCGGCACGGTGGTCAACTGGGTCTTCTACAGCGCGCCGCCGGCCGCCGCCGCGCAGCGCTTCGCCGACCCGGCCTCCACCCACCCGAAGGCGATCCCCGAGGACCTGGTGCAGCACCAGCGGGAGCTGGTGGAGCGTCACTTCCCGCCGTTCTGGCAGGAGGTGATCGGCCGGACCGCGGACGCGGAGCGGCTGCTCCAGCCGATGTACGACATGTCGGCGCCACGGTTCGCCGGCGGCCGGCTGGCGCTGCTCGGCGACGCCGCCTCGATCGCCCGGCCGACCACCGGCAGCGGCGCGGTGAAGGCGCTGCAGGACGCCGTCGCGCTGGAGCGGGCGCTGCGCGCGCACCAGGAGCTGCCGGCGGCGCTGGCCGCCTACAGCGCCGACCGGGCGCCGCTCGGCCGGGCCACCGTGCAGCTCGGGCGCAGCCTGGGGCAGGCCATGGTGCTGGGCACGCCCGAGTGGGCGGGGATGGACCAGGCGGCGCTGGACGCGTGGTGGCGGGAGGCGGAGGGCGGGCACGGCAGCGCGTTCGGCGGGCACCGGCTGGGGCGGTCCTGA
- a CDS encoding M1 family metallopeptidase, with protein MLLAVPASAATPTPGAPGAGDPYYPTYGDGGYRVTHYDLRLKYQPATDQLEGTATLLTTATQDLSSFDLDLALKVSQVLVNGHPAKVAVTGVQKIQVTPDKPLADGSRNTVVVRYSGVPSTISTYGFDAWQRTPDGAVIADEPEAAWWWFPSNDHPSDKATYDVSVLVPDGTQAISNGVLSSQSSQLGWTRYNWRQDKPQATYLATLAIGKFDITTGTSPSGIPVLNAYSPDLGDNGDAARASVERTGEIVDWLSGYFGPYPFGTAGGYVPNVPTHYALETQTRPFYSPRQFANGANPSVVVHELAHQWYGDDVSLERWSDIWLNEGFATYAQWLWSDYQDEGTAQQLADYVYSSHPAGDPFWNVKPGDPGAANQFDDAVYDRGALAIQVLRNTIGDDAFFKLLKAWPAEHRYGNGTIPEFQALAERISGKKLGDLFQAWLYTAGKPALPTAAKARLATNAATLEPSSWQQIKAAQQH; from the coding sequence ATGCTGCTCGCCGTCCCGGCGTCCGCCGCCACCCCGACACCGGGGGCGCCGGGCGCCGGCGACCCGTACTACCCGACCTACGGGGACGGCGGCTACCGGGTCACGCACTACGACCTGCGGCTGAAGTACCAGCCGGCCACCGACCAGCTGGAGGGCACCGCGACCCTGCTCACCACCGCGACCCAGGACCTCTCCAGCTTCGACCTCGACCTGGCGCTGAAGGTCAGTCAGGTGCTGGTCAACGGGCACCCGGCGAAGGTCGCGGTGACCGGCGTGCAGAAGATCCAGGTCACCCCCGACAAGCCGCTGGCCGACGGCAGCCGCAACACCGTGGTGGTCCGCTACTCCGGCGTGCCGTCCACCATCTCCACCTACGGGTTCGACGCCTGGCAGCGCACCCCCGACGGCGCGGTGATCGCGGACGAGCCGGAGGCCGCCTGGTGGTGGTTCCCCAGCAACGACCACCCCTCGGACAAGGCCACCTACGACGTCTCGGTGCTGGTGCCGGACGGCACCCAGGCGATCAGCAACGGCGTGCTCAGCTCGCAGAGCTCCCAACTCGGCTGGACCCGCTACAACTGGCGCCAGGACAAGCCGCAGGCCACCTACCTGGCCACGCTGGCGATCGGCAAGTTCGACATCACCACCGGCACCAGCCCCAGCGGCATCCCGGTGCTGAACGCCTACAGCCCCGACCTCGGCGACAACGGGGACGCCGCCCGGGCCAGCGTCGAGCGCACCGGCGAGATCGTCGACTGGCTGAGCGGCTACTTCGGCCCCTACCCCTTCGGCACCGCCGGTGGCTACGTGCCCAACGTGCCCACCCACTACGCGCTGGAGACCCAGACCCGGCCGTTCTACAGCCCGCGCCAGTTCGCGAACGGCGCCAACCCCTCCGTCGTGGTGCACGAGTTGGCGCACCAGTGGTACGGCGATGACGTCTCGCTGGAGCGCTGGAGCGACATCTGGCTGAACGAGGGCTTCGCCACCTACGCCCAGTGGCTCTGGTCGGACTACCAGGACGAGGGCACCGCCCAGCAGTTGGCCGACTACGTGTACAGCTCGCACCCGGCCGGCGACCCGTTCTGGAACGTCAAGCCGGGCGACCCGGGCGCGGCGAACCAGTTCGACGACGCGGTCTACGACCGCGGGGCGCTGGCCATCCAGGTGCTGCGCAACACCATCGGGGACGACGCCTTCTTCAAGCTGCTCAAGGCCTGGCCCGCCGAGCACCGCTACGGCAACGGCACCATCCCCGAGTTCCAGGCGCTGGCCGAGCGGATCAGCGGCAAGAAGCTCGGCGACCTGTTCCAGGCCTGGCTCTACACGGCGGGCAAGCCGGCCCTCCCGACCGCGGCCAAGGCCCGACTGGCCACCAACGCCGCGACGCTGGAGCCCAGTTCCTGGCAGCAGATCAAGGCCGCGCAGCAGCACTGA
- a CDS encoding SDR family NAD(P)-dependent oxidoreductase gives MQQLDRRFDEAELAAYAGAVDRLRALPVDHPARVRAEKLAAVLVRDGRQRRRKLRRQAAAEADAALLAATATGAPERVADAPLPAPRGAGAVGELRRPRRCYVCKEFFHRVDDFYHSLCPGCAADNAARRALSTDLTGRRVLLTGGRVKIGFQLALMMLRDGAELVVTSRFPRDTVRRFAAAEGSADWLGRLTVVGIDLRDPRQVLGLCEQLRAEGRPLDALVNNAAQTLRRPPQAYALLAAGERAELPAGVAVVHSPGFRPMGGPAGGLALPVDEAGLLPDPAVANSWSARLGELDPAEVLETQLVNALAPALLCDRLLPLLLASPHPRRYIVNVTAVEGRFEVRNKTSGHPHTNMAKAALNMLTRTSAAELAEQGVHMCAVDTGWITDENPAPKKARIAEHGFRTPLDIVDGAARVYDPIVRGEAGDPVAGVFLKDYREAAW, from the coding sequence GTGCAACAGCTCGACAGAAGGTTCGACGAGGCAGAACTGGCCGCCTACGCAGGGGCGGTGGACCGGCTGCGGGCGCTGCCGGTCGACCACCCGGCACGGGTGCGGGCCGAGAAGCTGGCCGCGGTGCTGGTGCGGGACGGCCGGCAGCGCCGCCGCAAGCTGCGGCGCCAGGCGGCGGCCGAGGCCGACGCCGCGCTGCTCGCCGCCACCGCGACCGGCGCGCCGGAGCGGGTGGCGGACGCCCCGCTGCCCGCACCCCGTGGGGCCGGCGCCGTCGGCGAGCTGCGGCGGCCCCGGCGCTGCTACGTCTGCAAGGAGTTCTTCCACCGGGTCGACGACTTCTACCACTCACTCTGCCCGGGCTGCGCGGCCGACAACGCGGCCCGGCGCGCGCTGAGCACCGATCTGACGGGTCGTCGGGTGCTGCTGACCGGTGGACGGGTGAAGATCGGTTTCCAGTTGGCGCTGATGATGCTGCGCGACGGGGCCGAACTGGTCGTCACCAGTCGTTTCCCGCGCGACACGGTGCGCCGGTTCGCGGCCGCCGAGGGCAGTGCGGATTGGCTGGGGCGGCTGACCGTGGTCGGCATCGACCTGCGGGACCCGCGCCAGGTGCTCGGGCTGTGCGAGCAACTGCGCGCCGAGGGCCGCCCGTTGGACGCGCTGGTGAACAACGCCGCGCAGACCCTGCGCCGCCCGCCGCAGGCCTACGCGCTGCTGGCGGCGGGGGAGCGGGCCGAACTGCCCGCCGGTGTCGCGGTCGTGCACTCGCCCGGGTTCCGGCCGATGGGCGGGCCGGCCGGTGGCCTGGCGCTGCCGGTGGACGAGGCGGGTCTGCTGCCCGATCCGGCGGTGGCGAACTCCTGGTCGGCCCGGCTCGGCGAGCTGGATCCGGCGGAGGTGTTGGAGACGCAGCTGGTGAACGCGCTGGCGCCGGCGCTGCTCTGCGACCGGCTGCTGCCGCTGCTGCTGGCCTCCCCGCACCCGCGCCGCTACATCGTCAACGTGACCGCGGTGGAGGGCCGGTTCGAGGTGCGCAACAAGACCTCCGGCCACCCGCACACCAACATGGCCAAGGCCGCGCTGAACATGCTCACCCGCACCAGTGCGGCCGAACTGGCCGAGCAGGGCGTGCACATGTGTGCGGTGGACACCGGCTGGATCACCGACGAGAACCCGGCGCCGAAGAAGGCGCGGATCGCCGAGCACGGCTTCCGCACCCCGCTGGACATCGTCGACGGCGCGGCCCGGGTCTACGACCCCATCGTCCGCGGCGAGGCCGGCGACCCGGTGGCCGGCGTCTTCCTCAAGGACTACCGGGAGGCGGCCTGGTGA
- a CDS encoding alkaline phosphatase family protein has translation MSLRWRSLGGPIAALPMLAALVVAVPGTAQAAVSSGNLIVNGNAEAGGSCSNDWAAATTVPGWTVQAGGIDVMCSTVGSFGQPSDGNTLGKAFFGPGNFGDGSMAQTVDVSSAAAAIDGGGVHYNLGAWLGGWTTYGGYAAVSLHFQDGNGQPLGATAKLPTVSATDRGLATKFLARTSTGAVPAGTRSIQVEVQFLSTTNETGYLDNLSLSLDTPVSAPAPLAPPVSAVPGYDHVFNVMMENTDYSEVMNDPADTPFMHSLMSQGATLTDAHGVYHPSDENYLAIAGGDTYTKGATYWPNINSPQRNLGDTIEASGQTWKAYEQGMGTPCNTTTQYDAKYEPDDAPFINYTDISGNAARCAAHLFDTTQLTTDLQSAATTPNFSWIAADDYYDGEASGNGNATSLQTQDGWLKQTLAPVLNSPAWTQQRSLLVLTWDESESEGYDHVATVVLGSQGTVPAGTSSPMHYDHYSIGRTIESALGLPGLTANDTYATPLNAAFAPSTATTPTLTGDLNAVANGGNVTLRYSVPTAAQAGAKNWVGVYPAGVTPGAQSSLTWAYTPNQSGAVTLSTGKLNGAGQYDVYYLANDGYSVLAGPFRLTVG, from the coding sequence ATGAGTCTGCGCTGGCGCTCCCTCGGCGGGCCGATCGCCGCTCTCCCCATGCTCGCCGCCCTGGTGGTCGCCGTTCCCGGCACCGCTCAGGCCGCGGTCAGCAGCGGCAACCTGATCGTCAACGGCAACGCCGAGGCCGGCGGCTCCTGTTCGAACGACTGGGCGGCGGCCACCACCGTGCCCGGTTGGACGGTCCAGGCCGGCGGCATCGACGTCATGTGCTCCACGGTCGGCTCCTTCGGGCAGCCGAGCGACGGCAACACCCTCGGCAAGGCCTTCTTCGGTCCCGGCAACTTCGGCGACGGCTCGATGGCGCAGACCGTCGACGTCTCCTCGGCCGCCGCCGCCATCGACGGCGGCGGGGTGCACTACAACCTCGGCGCCTGGCTGGGTGGTTGGACCACGTACGGCGGCTACGCCGCGGTCAGCCTGCACTTCCAGGACGGCAACGGCCAGCCGCTCGGCGCCACCGCCAAGCTGCCCACCGTCTCCGCCACCGACCGGGGCCTGGCGACCAAGTTCCTGGCCCGCACCAGCACCGGCGCCGTCCCGGCCGGCACCCGCTCGATCCAGGTCGAGGTGCAGTTCCTCTCCACCACGAACGAGACCGGCTACCTGGACAACCTCTCGCTCAGCCTCGACACCCCGGTCAGCGCGCCGGCCCCGCTGGCCCCGCCGGTGTCGGCCGTGCCCGGCTACGACCACGTGTTCAACGTGATGATGGAGAACACCGACTACTCCGAGGTCATGAACGACCCGGCGGACACGCCGTTCATGCACAGCCTGATGTCCCAGGGCGCCACCCTCACCGACGCCCACGGCGTCTACCACCCGAGCGACGAGAACTACCTGGCCATCGCGGGCGGCGACACCTACACCAAGGGCGCCACCTACTGGCCCAACATCAACTCGCCCCAGCGCAACCTGGGCGACACCATCGAGGCGTCCGGCCAGACCTGGAAGGCCTACGAGCAGGGAATGGGCACGCCCTGCAACACCACCACCCAGTACGACGCGAAGTACGAGCCGGACGACGCGCCGTTCATCAACTACACCGACATCAGCGGCAACGCGGCCCGCTGCGCGGCCCACCTGTTCGACACCACGCAGCTGACCACCGACCTCCAGTCGGCCGCCACCACGCCGAACTTCTCCTGGATCGCCGCCGACGACTACTACGACGGCGAGGCCTCCGGCAACGGCAACGCCACCAGCCTGCAGACCCAGGACGGCTGGCTGAAGCAGACCCTCGCCCCGGTGCTGAACTCCCCGGCCTGGACCCAGCAGCGCTCGCTGCTGGTGCTCACCTGGGACGAGAGCGAGAGCGAGGGCTACGACCACGTCGCCACCGTGGTGCTCGGCTCGCAGGGCACCGTGCCGGCCGGCACCAGCAGCCCGATGCACTACGACCACTACAGCATCGGCCGCACCATCGAGTCGGCGCTCGGCCTGCCGGGCCTGACCGCCAACGACACCTACGCGACGCCGCTGAACGCCGCCTTCGCGCCGTCCACCGCGACCACCCCCACCCTGACCGGTGACCTGAACGCGGTGGCCAACGGCGGCAACGTCACCCTGCGCTACTCGGTGCCGACCGCCGCGCAGGCCGGTGCGAAGAACTGGGTCGGCGTCTACCCGGCCGGTGTCACCCCCGGCGCGCAGTCCTCGCTGACCTGGGCCTACACGCCGAACCAGAGCGGCGCGGTGACCCTGTCCACCGGCAAGCTGAACGGCGCGGGCCAGTACGACGTGTACTACCTCGCCAACGACGGCTACTCGGTGCTGGCCGGTCCGTTCCGGCTCACCGTCGGCTGA
- a CDS encoding CGNR zinc finger domain-containing protein codes for MNHAFPCGTLPLDFVGTLRARRGEAPTEKLATTALLDDWFVEAGMLDAAPGADQVDLDIAVEVREAIYQLVAARIEERPLPAQPVALLNRHAAGLPVTLRLGDGGVTRTGSVAQGLTALAREAVEILGGADGALLRECARPECTQVYLDHSRGHRREWCAMRTCGNRVKAAAYRARASAKA; via the coding sequence GTGAATCATGCCTTTCCCTGCGGAACGCTCCCGCTGGACTTCGTCGGCACCCTGCGCGCCCGGCGGGGCGAGGCGCCGACCGAGAAGCTCGCCACCACCGCACTGCTCGACGACTGGTTCGTCGAGGCGGGGATGCTGGACGCCGCGCCCGGTGCCGACCAGGTCGACCTCGACATCGCCGTCGAGGTGCGCGAGGCGATCTACCAGCTGGTCGCCGCCCGGATCGAGGAACGGCCGCTGCCCGCCCAGCCGGTGGCGCTGCTGAACCGGCACGCGGCCGGCCTGCCGGTCACCCTGCGGCTCGGCGACGGGGGCGTGACCCGCACCGGCTCGGTCGCCCAGGGGCTCACCGCGCTCGCCCGCGAGGCGGTGGAGATCCTCGGCGGCGCGGACGGCGCACTGCTGCGGGAGTGCGCCCGCCCCGAGTGCACCCAGGTCTACCTCGACCACTCGCGCGGCCACCGGCGCGAGTGGTGCGCGATGCGGACCTGCGGCAACCGGGTCAAGGCCGCCGCCTACCGGGCCCGGGCGAGCGCCAAGGCGTAG